The genomic region TAAAATAAAAAAATCTCCTAATTCATTAAATAAAATCGACTTATTTTTTTATTTTAAAGAAAAAAACAATAATTTATTAAATTTTGGAGTTAGTTATGGTAGCTCTAGTAATGTTAGTTTGAATTTAAATTTAATCAAAAAAAAAATATTTAAAACAGAGCATATTTTAAATATAAACAATATTAAAAATATTAACGAATCTAATGGTGAAATATCTATTTTTAATCCTTATTTATTCAAATATTTAAAAAGCATAAAAAGTATTTTTTTTTACAAACATAAGAATAATGATCCATTAAAATTACCTGATTATTTTAATAATACTTATGGATCAAATTTCATTTTTGAAATTTTTAATAAGAAAAAACATTCATTTTTTTTAAATTTAGAATATTTGCATGATTTTAATTCTAAAAATTTTTCTCAATTTTTTATATGGAATGATTTTAATTTATATAATAATTTTATAAATACTACTAAATATCATAATTATTCTTTTGATAGTTTTTTTATAAAATTTTTATGGAATTTTAATAATTTTGATAATTTGATATTTCCTAAGATAGGTAGTAGTATCTTTTTTAAAAGTAAATTTGTTATTCCTTTATATAATACATGTTACTTTAAATCTGTTTTAGAAATTAAAAACTATATTCCTTTTAATATAAATAAAAATTTTATATTATTTAATAACATAAAATTAGGATTTGGTAATTCTTTATATAACAGTCACTATCCATTTAATGAAAGTTTTTATTTAAAAACCTCTAATTCTGTAAGAAATTTAAATTATAACAGTATCTTTTATAAATTACATTCTACACATGATTACTATTTAAAATATTCTGAATATAACAATAATTTTTTAAATAAATTTAATAATATAACCGGAGGTAATACTTTTTTTTTAACAAATTCTGAAATGATATTTCCTGTACCTTTTTTAAATAATTCTTATATTGATAATTTAAGAATGTCTATTTTTTTAGATTTAGGTAATATCTGGAATGTTAATTTATTAAATACATTGAAATATTTTAGTAAAAGTATTACTGCTAATAAATATCAAAATATATATAATTTACATGTTACAACTGGAATATCTGTAAAATTTTTATCTCCAATAGGTATTATGACATTTTCATTCGGATATCCTTTGTATAAACAAACTGGTGATTCTATTGAATTTTTTAAATTAAATTTAGAAAAATAACTATAAAAAAATTTTAAAATTTTTTAGGAAAAATATTTTGAATACTAATATTAATAAATTAACATTTAAAGAAATTTTAAATTTGTTACCTCATAGATATCCTTTTTTATTAGTAGATAAAATAATAAAGATAGTAAAGTATAAGTATATTAAAACTATAAAAAATGTTTCATTTAATGAGCCTTTTTTTAATGGGCATTTTCCTGGTGATCCTATTTTTCCCGGTGTATTATTAATAGAATCTATGGCGCAAACAGCAGGAATTTTGGCTGTTGCTAGTATGTCTAAGTTAGAACATAAAGATTTATATCATTTAGTTGGCGTTGATAAAGCTCGTTTTAAAAATCCTGTATTTCCAGGAGATCAAATAACAACAGAGGTATATTACAAAAAATATAAAAGAAAAATTATACTTTTTAAATCAATATCTAAAGTAAATGAAAAAATAATTTGTAAAGCAAATATTATGTGCATGAAAAAATAATCTAAAATTTATAATATTTTTTATTAATACATTCAGCATATTTGTTATTAAATTTAATTTAAAACACGTTATTTTATATAGTTTTATTTCAATTTAAATATTTTTAAAAGTTTTAAATTTTAATAAAAAATTTTTTTATTTTTTATAGGTATAATATAATGTTTAAATTAATTTATAAAAATTATAATTTAATTGCAGGTGTAGATGAAGTTGGTTGTGGCGCATTAGCAGGACCAGTTGTTGCCGCTGCTGTAATTTTAAACGAAAAATTTAAAATACATGGATTAAAAGATTCTAAAAAAATTTCTATCAAAAATCGTTTATATATTAGTAAAGAAATTAAAAAAAAATCTTTAGATTGGCATATAGGAGTTGCTAATGCTCAAGAAGTAGATAAATTTAACATTTTAAACGCTAGAATGATAGCTATGAAAAGAGCTATTTTAGGTCTTAACTTAAAACCTAGTTATATATTTATTGATGGTAATAAATCTCCAAATATTTCTATTCCTATTCATTGCGTTGTTAATGGTGATAATATTATCAAAG from Buchnera aphidicola (Neophyllaphis podocarpi) harbors:
- a CDS encoding ribonuclease HII; amino-acid sequence: MFKLIYKNYNLIAGVDEVGCGALAGPVVAAAVILNEKFKIHGLKDSKKISIKNRLYISKEIKKKSLDWHIGVANAQEVDKFNILNARMIAMKRAILGLNLKPSYIFIDGNKSPNISIPIHCVVNGDNIIKEISAASIIAKVIRDSKLNKIHSYFPEYNFNKNKGYPTKDHILAIRKFGVTNLHRLSFSPMSSFIHIDHK
- the fabZ gene encoding 3-hydroxyacyl-ACP dehydratase FabZ, which encodes MNTNINKLTFKEILNLLPHRYPFLLVDKIIKIVKYKYIKTIKNVSFNEPFFNGHFPGDPIFPGVLLIESMAQTAGILAVASMSKLEHKDLYHLVGVDKARFKNPVFPGDQITTEVYYKKYKRKIILFKSISKVNEKIICKANIMCMKK
- the bamA gene encoding outer membrane protein assembly factor BamA; this translates as MIIKLIFLVLFFLIFCVYSYGFTYYKIIFKGLNLASSEKIYRIITNNQINKISNVNIKKSIFKLFNTSYFEKIDVFVDKNKIFFNFKEHPIIDDIHYIDNRYVNSKYINNIANNLGINVNFFLNPRVLFLFKKKLEDLYKRLGSYNTVVKIFYSYKSTNHIILKIVFFEKKLLSFDKIFFSKKNIVQLNKNFSYCNLKNSLDFLSIFDRFYCKFNPSSFINYLNLLQSYFFNHGYINFNLNYIKSNYIESRNKISILLDLKQGKRFRISKFFLHIYPDIFYDYISNIILINSGEVFNYKKILCINKKIAEFLKNNGYINYSLDLYPIINYKDKTVELHFNIITNNRYLVNNIYYVNNNYIKNQTLNLILSQKQKKWYRENLIISDKNHLLSSEYFDNLDIKIKKSPNSLNKIDLFFYFKEKNNNLLNFGVSYGSSSNVSLNLNLIKKKIFKTEHILNINNIKNINESNGEISIFNPYLFKYLKSIKSIFFYKHKNNDPLKLPDYFNNTYGSNFIFEIFNKKKHSFFLNLEYLHDFNSKNFSQFFIWNDFNLYNNFINTTKYHNYSFDSFFIKFLWNFNNFDNLIFPKIGSSIFFKSKFVIPLYNTCYFKSVLEIKNYIPFNINKNFILFNNIKLGFGNSLYNSHYPFNESFYLKTSNSVRNLNYNSIFYKLHSTHDYYLKYSEYNNNFLNKFNNITGGNTFFLTNSEMIFPVPFLNNSYIDNLRMSIFLDLGNIWNVNLLNTLKYFSKSITANKYQNIYNLHVTTGISVKFLSPIGIMTFSFGYPLYKQTGDSIEFFKLNLEK